One stretch of Pigmentiphaga aceris DNA includes these proteins:
- a CDS encoding NAD(P)-dependent oxidoreductase: MATAMTADTTPVIGFIGLGVMGGPMCRNMALKHAGDVLAFDMSADAFKVLDGTKARRASTVAELAAQADVVFLSLPGGPQVEQVCLGNTGLSSAARRPAIIVDLSTTTVASARSVAERLAALDVAFADAPVARTREAAQRGELSIMVGADEALFARIEPLLRYIGSDVTRCGEVGCGQVVKLINNALVFENTVALAEMMVLGERAGVDPATLLDAVSKGSGDSFVLRNHGRKSMLPREFPEKAFPPEYALKDLGYVLELADQTGLDARVVELAKRYYAATASGGWSGRYFPSVIALIDSGQGPAAVDAGAAVKAASAASASSPANPAGQASGTVSTATAPLEERSHANG; this comes from the coding sequence ATGGCAACAGCAATGACAGCAGATACCACCCCGGTGATCGGTTTCATCGGACTGGGTGTGATGGGCGGGCCGATGTGTCGCAACATGGCCTTGAAGCATGCGGGTGACGTGCTTGCCTTCGATATGTCCGCCGACGCATTCAAGGTCTTGGACGGCACCAAGGCACGCCGTGCGAGCACGGTGGCAGAACTGGCCGCGCAGGCCGACGTGGTCTTCCTGTCCTTGCCGGGCGGCCCGCAGGTTGAACAGGTTTGTCTGGGCAACACCGGCTTGAGCAGCGCCGCGCGCCGGCCAGCAATCATCGTGGACCTGAGCACCACCACGGTGGCGTCTGCGCGCTCGGTGGCCGAGCGGCTGGCTGCGCTGGATGTGGCCTTTGCCGATGCACCGGTGGCCCGTACTCGTGAAGCTGCGCAACGCGGCGAGCTGAGCATCATGGTGGGGGCGGACGAAGCGCTGTTTGCCCGCATCGAACCGCTGCTGCGTTATATCGGTTCTGACGTGACACGCTGCGGTGAAGTCGGCTGTGGCCAGGTGGTCAAGCTGATCAACAACGCACTGGTGTTCGAGAACACGGTGGCGCTGGCAGAAATGATGGTGTTGGGCGAGCGCGCCGGGGTCGATCCGGCCACCTTGCTGGATGCCGTGTCCAAGGGTTCCGGCGACAGCTTTGTGCTGCGCAATCATGGTCGCAAATCCATGCTGCCGCGCGAGTTTCCCGAGAAAGCCTTCCCGCCGGAATATGCCTTGAAAGACCTGGGTTATGTGCTGGAACTGGCCGACCAGACGGGGCTGGATGCGCGCGTGGTCGAACTGGCAAAGCGTTATTACGCCGCGACCGCCAGCGGCGGATGGAGCGGCCGCTACTTCCCGTCGGTGATTGCGCTGATCGACAGCGGGCAGGGGCCGGCAGCGGTGGATGCGGGCGCGGCAGTCAAAGCGGCTTCGGCGGCTTCTGCGTCTAGCCCGGCCAACCCTGCCGGCCAAGCGTCCGGCACCGTATCAACGGCCACCGCCCCGCTAGAAGAAAGGAGCCACGCAAATGGCTGA